The Methanocella arvoryzae MRE50 genome includes a region encoding these proteins:
- a CDS encoding SGNH/GDSL hydrolase family protein, with product MTAAEVARGRGIVYLLTYKVTTDTEIFLRKLNHFYSYVYAKVFNRPLFHVIGDSHTWAFKRQRSFIVHNIGPATAYNLVNKNSSVQSNRKLFEVIRRIDIKKDVVIMVFGEIDCRVHFYNQHMKSGGKVSIEELMDRTIANYGEVLAQLKGMGVNFVVYGVLPASKHVFRFPPYATEKIKEDLFSEFRNSYPFLASPEVRSPINRRFNQKLKTFCEAHGYRYLDIYPVVADDRGLIKDEFAADEIHVTGKIMPYVKSMLEKQGCPKA from the coding sequence ATGACCGCTGCGGAAGTTGCCCGTGGTCGGGGCATAGTATATCTTTTGACCTACAAGGTGACTACTGACACGGAGATTTTCCTGAGGAAGCTGAATCACTTTTATTCGTACGTCTACGCGAAAGTCTTCAACAGGCCCCTGTTTCACGTGATCGGGGACAGCCATACCTGGGCTTTCAAGCGGCAAAGGTCGTTTATAGTCCACAATATCGGGCCGGCGACGGCGTATAACTTAGTCAACAAGAACAGCTCAGTCCAGTCCAACAGGAAACTTTTCGAGGTCATTCGCCGGATCGACATTAAAAAAGACGTCGTCATCATGGTATTCGGAGAGATCGACTGCCGCGTGCACTTCTATAATCAGCACATGAAGAGCGGGGGTAAGGTCTCGATAGAAGAGCTGATGGACAGGACGATCGCCAACTACGGGGAAGTCCTTGCACAGCTGAAAGGCATGGGGGTCAACTTCGTGGTATATGGAGTGCTTCCCGCTTCGAAGCACGTCTTCCGGTTTCCCCCGTACGCTACGGAAAAGATCAAAGAAGACCTGTTTAGCGAATTCCGGAATAGCTACCCCTTCCTCGCATCCCCGGAGGTGCGCAGCCCCATCAACCGCCGGTTCAATCAGAAGCTGAAGACGTTTTGCGAAGCGCACGGCTACAGGTATCTTGACATATACCCCGTCGTGGCAGACGACAGGGGACTAATCAAGGACGAGTTTGCCGCAGACGAGATCCATGTGACGGGGAAAATTATGCCTTACGTCAAGAGTATGCTGGAGAAGCAGGGCTGCCCGAAGGCCTGA
- a CDS encoding GNAT family N-acetyltransferase codes for MKNNTFSKGGNARIFVEPIVARDTWDRFIDTSPNSQLFHKWDFLQILEKYTGYRAHPCGLYRNDELISVIPLFHKKKKGFNFVYSPPQAKLSYVPYMGFALSPAYYDLPQVEKESLMSRIIGETDLFLRRFSPGYTSFAVAPGDVDVRPYLWNGYEMELQYTYTFDLTKPVEELWRGLDKRCRTNITSARKENLSLVRSTDAQKLFDVMQGSLADEGSTFFHRQTYRYLEDMLATFPDNIKLYFLYRDDELVGADVNYEYRGRCTTWMGTAVLTDGMSANEYLLWELINRAKAAGIRTYENLGADEARLNLFKSKFNPDLVPYFYITKKNPLFKVATYGSEKVARILGR; via the coding sequence ATGAAGAATAATACCTTCAGCAAGGGCGGAAATGCCAGGATCTTCGTAGAGCCGATCGTTGCCAGAGACACATGGGATCGGTTCATAGATACCAGCCCTAACTCCCAGCTCTTCCACAAATGGGACTTCCTGCAGATCCTGGAGAAGTATACCGGCTACCGGGCGCATCCCTGCGGGCTATACCGGAATGATGAGCTGATCAGTGTCATCCCCCTGTTCCACAAGAAAAAGAAAGGCTTTAACTTTGTCTACTCTCCCCCGCAGGCCAAGCTCTCGTACGTGCCGTACATGGGCTTCGCGCTAAGCCCCGCCTACTACGATCTGCCTCAGGTGGAAAAAGAAAGCCTTATGTCCCGGATCATCGGCGAGACTGACCTTTTCCTCAGGCGCTTTTCCCCGGGCTACACCTCGTTCGCGGTAGCCCCGGGAGACGTAGATGTCAGGCCGTACCTCTGGAACGGCTACGAAATGGAGCTCCAGTACACCTATACTTTCGACCTTACGAAGCCTGTAGAGGAACTCTGGAGAGGCCTGGACAAGCGATGCCGGACGAACATTACCAGTGCCAGAAAGGAAAACCTGTCTCTCGTCCGTTCCACAGACGCGCAGAAGCTATTCGATGTCATGCAGGGCAGCCTTGCCGACGAAGGCTCGACCTTCTTCCACCGCCAGACCTACCGGTACCTGGAGGACATGCTGGCTACGTTCCCCGATAATATCAAGCTGTACTTCTTATACAGGGACGACGAGCTTGTCGGGGCCGACGTCAACTACGAATACCGGGGCCGGTGCACCACCTGGATGGGCACGGCAGTGCTGACAGACGGCATGAGCGCGAACGAGTACCTGCTCTGGGAGCTGATCAACAGGGCAAAAGCTGCAGGGATCCGGACGTACGAAAATCTCGGGGCCGATGAAGCCCGTCTGAACCTGTTCAAGTCCAAGTTCAACCCGGACCTCGTGCCGTATTTCTACATCACTAAAAAGAATCCCCTGTTCAAAGTAGCCACCTATGGCTCGGAGAAGGTAGCAAGGATACTGGGGCGGTGA
- a CDS encoding lipid II:glycine glycyltransferase FemX, whose protein sequence is MTIELVTDKELWDKFVDQSPYGTLFHKWDLLKIIEKHSGYEMRPYGLFKNDTLYAVAPLFFKNIKGVKMVYSPPQGTLAYIPYMGLAMRHDYKTLKQRKREQYLDNAWADLSGELKRIGANIVSITMVPDMYDVRPFMWDGYEIKLLYTYFLDLTQTEEEIWNSFDNDCRQKVRASAKHNLTIKQSMDVDTFFNIMVGRLKGYGNNFFTRQSPEYLRDLLTAFPENIKLYFMYKDQDIVGAAINCCYKDQYTGWFGDATINREIASNEYMNWEFIKMAKAQGYKRLENWGADMKRVNQFKSKFNPTLVPYFHVRKKDRLGAISEWGYDNILASPYLGFVRKTIF, encoded by the coding sequence ATGACCATCGAGTTAGTTACAGACAAAGAACTGTGGGATAAGTTCGTAGATCAGAGCCCTTACGGCACCCTCTTTCACAAGTGGGACCTGCTGAAGATCATCGAAAAGCACTCCGGCTACGAAATGCGGCCGTACGGACTTTTTAAAAACGATACCCTGTACGCCGTCGCCCCTCTCTTTTTCAAAAACATAAAAGGGGTGAAGATGGTCTATTCGCCGCCTCAGGGGACGCTTGCCTACATACCCTACATGGGGCTGGCCATGAGGCATGACTACAAGACCCTGAAGCAGCGGAAACGAGAGCAGTACCTGGATAATGCCTGGGCCGATCTGTCGGGGGAACTGAAACGAATAGGGGCTAACATAGTCTCGATCACCATGGTCCCCGACATGTATGACGTCAGGCCTTTCATGTGGGACGGCTACGAGATCAAGCTACTTTACACCTACTTCCTCGATCTCACCCAGACCGAGGAAGAGATCTGGAACAGCTTCGACAACGACTGCCGCCAGAAAGTCCGGGCCAGCGCCAAACATAACCTCACCATTAAGCAGTCTATGGACGTGGATACTTTCTTCAACATCATGGTCGGCCGCCTCAAGGGCTACGGCAACAACTTCTTCACCCGGCAGAGCCCCGAATACCTGCGTGACCTGCTCACCGCCTTCCCGGAGAACATCAAGCTGTACTTCATGTACAAAGATCAGGATATCGTGGGCGCAGCCATCAACTGCTGCTATAAAGACCAGTATACCGGGTGGTTCGGAGATGCCACCATCAACCGCGAGATCGCCTCCAATGAGTACATGAACTGGGAATTCATCAAAATGGCCAAAGCCCAGGGCTACAAGCGGCTCGAAAACTGGGGGGCAGACATGAAGCGGGTGAACCAGTTCAAGTCCAAGTTCAACCCGACCCTGGTGCCCTATTTCCACGTCCGGAAGAAAGACCGGCTGGGAGCGATCTCAGAGTGGGGGTACGACAATATCCTCGCCAGCCCTTACCTCGGGTTCGTCAGGAAGACGATTTTCTAA
- a CDS encoding GNAT family N-acetyltransferase translates to MNSGKRSERQAGIDMSVELVEDKALWDRFVDDSPNSMLFHKWAFLELQEKYTGDKLLPYGVFDGNDLTCILPVFSSRQNGLRLLYSPPRSSLVYIPYLGPATSAGIARLQPHDRESAWRSIIGEICAEFGRLSPNYVALGLSPGFLDVRPFERTGYEADLMYTYIIDLDRPVQAIWDSLERDTRKCIKEASKHSLSIVQSTDTATFAREMAQGLKNQGTTFFHRQRPEYLTEILDTFPDNVRMYFLYDGEDLIGANVLCCFHGHCIGWMGNTAVRGSFSANEYLLWEQMQRVKREGCRTFENTGADEKRLNLSKTKFNPALVPWFYIYRRDPLYRTAKYGLTTLEKIKRHA, encoded by the coding sequence ATGAATTCTGGAAAGCGAAGCGAGAGGCAGGCAGGGATTGACATGTCCGTAGAACTCGTCGAAGATAAAGCCCTGTGGGACCGGTTCGTCGACGACAGCCCTAATAGCATGCTTTTCCATAAATGGGCTTTCCTGGAACTGCAGGAAAAGTACACGGGCGACAAGCTTCTGCCTTACGGTGTCTTCGATGGCAATGACCTGACCTGCATCCTGCCGGTCTTCAGCTCCCGGCAGAACGGGCTCAGGCTGCTCTACTCCCCGCCACGCAGTTCCCTCGTCTACATCCCTTACCTCGGCCCTGCAACCAGCGCCGGTATCGCCCGGCTACAGCCTCACGACCGGGAGAGCGCATGGAGATCCATCATCGGGGAGATCTGCGCTGAATTCGGCCGGCTGTCGCCCAATTACGTGGCGCTGGGGCTTTCCCCCGGTTTCCTCGACGTGAGGCCCTTCGAGAGGACTGGCTACGAGGCCGACCTCATGTATACTTACATCATCGATCTGGACCGGCCTGTCCAGGCTATATGGGACTCTCTCGAGCGCGATACTCGAAAATGCATCAAGGAAGCTTCAAAACATTCCCTGTCCATCGTCCAGAGCACCGATACGGCCACGTTCGCCCGTGAAATGGCACAGGGGCTGAAAAATCAGGGCACGACCTTCTTCCACCGCCAGAGGCCGGAATACCTGACGGAGATCCTCGATACCTTTCCGGACAACGTCAGGATGTACTTCCTGTACGACGGAGAAGACCTCATCGGGGCAAATGTCCTCTGCTGCTTCCACGGGCACTGCATCGGCTGGATGGGAAACACGGCCGTCAGGGGAAGCTTCAGCGCGAACGAGTATCTGCTCTGGGAGCAGATGCAGAGGGTCAAGCGAGAAGGCTGCAGGACCTTCGAGAACACCGGCGCGGACGAAAAGCGCCTCAACCTTTCCAAGACCAAGTTCAACCCTGCGCTGGTTCCCTGGTTTTATATCTACAGGCGGGACCCGCTGTACAGGACGGCTAAATATGGCCTGACCACGCTGGAAAAGATCAAGAGGCATGCCTGA
- a CDS encoding GNAT family N-acetyltransferase, with the protein MVVKLIDNKDLWDKHMDESAYGTLFHKWDFLRIIEKCSGYRLYPYGIYRGDELVCLFPVFARSAMGWVTIASPPPNMAIPYLGLVMSPIYDKLRQRKKESYLNHVVEEMEAEIKKLHAGSISITTVNGFVDMRPFKWSGYHVQMQYSYAVSLKQPADEILNRFDGKLKGLIAEAEKLPLSIVPADDDMGGFCKALASHYRRSGTPKAAPSPEFLKEVISAFPDNVKICYLRNGDQIAAPIVYYQYKGRFSFWLGWGISDSGLRNDAYVAWSFIRSKQAEGLATLELPGSGQRELCYFKSMFNAPLEYHFSIRKSDLLGSIAGSLRHGAAVS; encoded by the coding sequence ATGGTCGTTAAGCTGATCGATAACAAGGATCTATGGGATAAGCATATGGATGAAAGTGCCTACGGCACCCTTTTTCACAAGTGGGACTTCCTGAGGATCATCGAGAAGTGCTCTGGCTACCGTCTTTATCCCTACGGTATCTACAGGGGAGACGAGCTGGTCTGTCTGTTCCCGGTGTTCGCCAGGAGCGCCATGGGCTGGGTTACAATAGCTTCGCCTCCTCCAAACATGGCCATCCCGTATCTCGGATTAGTGATGAGCCCTATCTACGATAAGCTCCGGCAGCGCAAGAAGGAGTCTTATCTCAACCACGTCGTGGAGGAGATGGAAGCCGAGATCAAAAAGCTGCATGCTGGCTCCATAAGCATTACCACGGTCAATGGCTTCGTAGACATGAGGCCTTTCAAGTGGAGCGGCTACCACGTCCAGATGCAATATTCCTACGCGGTGAGCCTGAAACAGCCTGCGGATGAAATCCTGAACCGGTTCGACGGAAAGCTGAAAGGGTTGATAGCGGAAGCTGAAAAGCTCCCCCTGTCGATTGTCCCTGCGGACGATGATATGGGCGGGTTCTGCAAGGCTTTGGCCAGCCACTATCGCAGGAGCGGGACCCCAAAGGCTGCGCCCTCTCCAGAGTTCCTCAAAGAAGTCATCTCCGCTTTCCCCGATAACGTTAAGATCTGCTACCTGCGGAACGGGGATCAGATCGCTGCACCGATCGTTTATTACCAGTATAAGGGCCGGTTCTCCTTCTGGCTCGGATGGGGGATCAGCGATTCAGGGCTTCGAAACGACGCGTATGTTGCCTGGAGCTTCATCAGGAGCAAGCAGGCGGAAGGGCTGGCGACACTGGAGCTGCCGGGATCGGGGCAGCGGGAGCTCTGCTACTTCAAGTCGATGTTCAACGCTCCTCTCGAATACCATTTCTCGATAAGAAAAAGCGATCTGCTGGGCTCGATCGCCGGAAGCCTCCGCCATGGTGCCGCGGTTTCGTGA
- a CDS encoding GNAT family N-acetyltransferase produces the protein MRIGIRHLERKLIVYGTISAALAALVLSPAYAGIDWMHVGIILLMVVAAGLATYVLFDRAAILLLRAKPAGEADEPRLYRITRKICSKAGIPAPRIAMLRGPAFQAFVLGMTKGRTVLFITRGLQERLDDEELEVVLGHELSHVEEMGLLPYNAVMLGISMLQAAGKRLTGVFAPGIVVYAEVLRNGPVTVGKASPSDVPAALKLLVRHGMYSVVYLNDLSRLARSGSPLFLAARYDGKPAGFLIGEIIMGRSGNTGHILKIVVDGNYRRKGIGDSLMQTFADTVAKAGCKSCYIEVRTDNAGAISLYRKHDYREKTIVPHYYPDGTGCQIMVKAL, from the coding sequence GTGCGCATAGGGATCAGGCATCTGGAGAGAAAGCTAATAGTCTACGGTACAATATCGGCTGCGCTGGCAGCGCTGGTCCTCTCCCCGGCATATGCAGGCATCGACTGGATGCACGTAGGGATTATATTGCTAATGGTCGTCGCAGCAGGGCTGGCCACGTATGTACTGTTTGATCGTGCTGCTATTCTGCTGCTGAGGGCAAAGCCTGCCGGGGAGGCAGATGAGCCCCGGCTGTACAGAATCACAAGGAAGATATGCAGCAAAGCAGGCATTCCTGCGCCCCGGATCGCGATGCTCCGGGGCCCGGCTTTTCAGGCATTCGTTCTCGGCATGACAAAGGGCCGGACAGTCCTCTTCATTACCAGGGGGCTGCAGGAGAGGCTAGACGACGAAGAACTCGAAGTGGTGTTAGGGCATGAGCTATCACACGTCGAAGAAATGGGCCTGCTGCCGTATAACGCGGTTATGCTCGGGATCTCGATGCTGCAGGCGGCAGGAAAGCGGCTGACCGGCGTTTTTGCTCCGGGAATTGTGGTATATGCAGAGGTCTTGCGGAACGGGCCTGTCACAGTAGGGAAAGCAAGCCCTTCTGATGTCCCTGCTGCCCTGAAGTTGCTGGTCAGGCATGGCATGTACAGCGTGGTGTACCTGAACGACCTGAGCAGGCTTGCCAGGTCAGGTTCCCCGTTATTCCTCGCCGCCCGATACGATGGCAAGCCGGCAGGGTTTCTGATTGGAGAAATCATCATGGGGCGCTCTGGCAATACAGGGCACATCCTCAAGATCGTCGTAGATGGAAACTACCGGAGAAAAGGCATCGGAGACAGCCTGATGCAAACCTTCGCCGACACAGTGGCAAAGGCCGGGTGCAAAAGCTGCTATATCGAGGTGAGAACCGACAACGCCGGGGCGATCTCGCTGTACCGGAAGCACGACTACCGGGAGAAAACGATAGTGCCGCACTATTACCCGGATGGCACAGGGTGCCAGATCATGGTGAAAGCTCTCTGA
- a CDS encoding lipopolysaccharide biosynthesis protein has protein sequence MSLAVGNCYGRLKSSLYDPFYKNAFFMVMNKGLGVVSGFVFWALAARFYTVNEVGNAVVLISAASLIIAFSMMGFDISLVRFFHHYDKNKVFNTSLVVMVSTAFLVGVLYVVAVKYVAPDQAWLQSPVYALIFLLYIVLSAIGLVNSQTFIAMRDARYTFFQNVLYCSKIPLLFFLTFMGFFGIFSANVFSYVIAFLFVLLILNKFVKVDLHVDMEYIKKAFRTSSRNYVASILYNAAFLTVPIIISMQLGEADAAIYYMAFTVGNFLLQIPISLSTSFFVEGVYGESLRKNFIKAALTVYSILVPAAVFFFLFGGFILSLFGPGYVAGADLLNLVVISSFLYTLYSMFIPVLNIRMNVNTIIVLNAILFSVLLGLTWPLTGMFGINGFGYALILTFLAVDAAILFFAWRWKWIWPAPATHYLSDA, from the coding sequence ATGTCTCTGGCCGTCGGGAACTGCTACGGCAGGCTGAAGAGCAGCCTGTACGATCCGTTTTACAAGAACGCCTTTTTCATGGTCATGAACAAAGGGCTGGGCGTAGTTTCCGGCTTCGTGTTCTGGGCGCTGGCGGCGAGGTTCTACACGGTGAATGAGGTCGGCAATGCCGTTGTCCTGATCTCTGCGGCCTCGCTGATCATTGCCTTTTCAATGATGGGGTTCGACATCTCCCTCGTCCGGTTTTTCCACCACTACGACAAGAACAAGGTCTTCAATACTTCGCTGGTGGTCATGGTATCCACGGCGTTCCTTGTCGGTGTCCTGTACGTGGTGGCCGTAAAATACGTGGCCCCGGATCAGGCATGGCTTCAGTCTCCTGTGTACGCGCTGATCTTTCTGCTCTACATCGTCCTCAGCGCTATCGGCCTTGTCAATTCCCAGACCTTCATAGCCATGAGGGATGCCCGGTACACCTTTTTCCAGAACGTCCTCTACTGCTCTAAAATCCCGCTTCTTTTCTTCCTGACCTTCATGGGGTTCTTCGGCATCTTCAGCGCCAACGTGTTCTCTTATGTTATCGCCTTCCTCTTCGTGCTACTGATCCTGAACAAGTTCGTCAAAGTCGACCTTCATGTAGATATGGAGTACATCAAGAAGGCCTTCCGGACATCTTCCCGTAACTACGTGGCCAGCATCCTCTACAACGCCGCCTTTCTCACCGTGCCTATCATCATCTCCATGCAGCTCGGAGAAGCCGACGCAGCCATTTACTATATGGCCTTCACCGTGGGCAACTTTCTGTTGCAGATCCCCATCTCGCTGAGCACCTCGTTCTTCGTCGAAGGCGTTTACGGGGAGAGCTTAAGGAAGAACTTCATCAAGGCAGCCCTGACGGTCTACTCGATCCTGGTCCCGGCAGCCGTATTCTTCTTCCTGTTCGGGGGCTTCATTCTCAGCCTGTTCGGGCCTGGCTATGTGGCCGGGGCAGACCTGCTGAACCTGGTGGTGATCTCAAGCTTCCTGTATACTCTGTACTCCATGTTCATCCCGGTCCTGAACATCCGGATGAATGTCAACACCATCATAGTGCTCAACGCTATCCTGTTTTCAGTTCTGCTCGGGCTTACCTGGCCGCTTACGGGGATGTTCGGCATCAACGGGTTCGGCTATGCACTAATTCTTACCTTCCTCGCAGTAGACGCGGCCATACTTTTCTTCGCCTGGCGGTGGAAGTGGATATGGCCTGCACCGGCAACCCATTATCTTTCAGATGCATGA
- a CDS encoding GNAT family N-acetyltransferase — protein sequence MELILDQDKWDSFVEESPNGTLFHRWDFLQIVQKYTGYRLYPYGIYREGELISIIPFFLRIQKGLKMMISPPPLPMANVPYLGFAMSPAFHELPPHEKLVAWDWIVRDMHRGLKPTPNYVCIGQTSDVSDIRPFEWQQYEVDQQYTYVLDLRRPLKEIWDGFDRDCRKNINEAKKHPLSFREVSDVDRFNETMKEHLTKDGPTFYHRRDPAYLGELLRAFPENIKLYFFYNGDEVVGVKINLGYKKWYMSWMGNVAVQKELSTNEYFYWELIKKARADGYTRHENYGTYNQRLNLFKSKFNPALEPCFYAQKKDVLFETMWRSYNAVESFAKAIRVK from the coding sequence ATGGAACTGATACTCGACCAGGACAAATGGGACAGCTTCGTGGAAGAAAGCCCTAACGGGACGCTCTTTCACCGGTGGGACTTCCTGCAGATCGTGCAGAAGTACACTGGCTACAGGCTTTATCCATACGGGATCTACAGGGAAGGCGAACTGATCAGCATTATCCCGTTTTTCCTGCGGATCCAGAAAGGGCTTAAAATGATGATCTCCCCGCCGCCTTTGCCCATGGCTAACGTGCCTTACCTTGGCTTCGCCATGAGTCCGGCCTTCCATGAGCTGCCGCCCCACGAGAAGCTCGTCGCATGGGACTGGATCGTGAGGGACATGCACAGGGGCCTGAAGCCCACGCCAAACTATGTCTGCATAGGCCAGACCTCCGACGTCAGCGACATCCGGCCTTTCGAGTGGCAGCAGTACGAGGTCGACCAGCAGTACACCTATGTGCTGGACTTGCGCAGGCCTCTCAAGGAGATCTGGGACGGCTTCGACCGGGACTGCAGAAAGAACATCAACGAGGCCAAAAAGCATCCCCTGTCTTTCCGGGAGGTAAGCGACGTCGACCGGTTCAACGAGACCATGAAGGAGCACCTTACCAAAGACGGGCCGACCTTCTACCACCGCCGGGATCCCGCATACCTGGGAGAGCTTCTCCGCGCCTTCCCCGAGAATATCAAGCTGTACTTCTTCTACAACGGAGACGAGGTCGTCGGGGTGAAGATCAACCTGGGCTATAAGAAATGGTACATGTCCTGGATGGGCAACGTAGCGGTCCAAAAAGAGCTGAGCACTAACGAGTACTTCTACTGGGAGCTGATCAAGAAGGCCAGGGCTGACGGGTACACCAGGCACGAGAACTATGGCACCTACAACCAGCGCCTGAACCTGTTCAAGTCTAAGTTCAACCCCGCCCTCGAGCCCTGCTTCTACGCCCAGAAGAAAGACGTTCTGTTCGAAACCATGTGGCGAAGCTACAATGCGGTCGAGAGCTTCGCCAAAGCCATCAGGGTGAAATGA
- a CDS encoding S8 family serine peptidase, translating into MPATATAAKQGKSDTSHRYIVTYKKTIDNQKQGASLLSQGAASKEAKTRDLVKAGGKVKYNYNIIDAVAVDLPDSEVAALKARPDVESVVRDSIAYADLDEVPYHVNASVAWSTVPGYTGKGVNVSVIDSGIDATHPDLAGKVILWKDFLNDRATPYDDFGHGTFVAGIIAGSGAMSGGEVKGLAYDASLFGVKVLNPSGTAYVSDIIAAIDWSVQNHADVISMSLSNPTHIQALDDAVHNAAENGVVVVCSAGNTGPYKGSIRCPGDSPDVIAVGSVSMSDRLSSFSSRGPTQDGRIKPDIVAVGEYVISYRSSGSTMGNPLGQYYCYASGTSAACPQVSAASAILLQANGSLTPEEIKDVLIRNTYHLSDTYPENGQGWGRLNIAPALNEVLQVTPTPTPTPTPTATPTPTPTPTATPTATPTATPTPTPTPTVTPTVTPTPTATPTPTPTPTPTPTVTPTVTPTPTPTATPTATPTATPTPTPTPTPPVSKTFVSNYGSNTVSVIDQSTNTVTGTIITGSRPYGIVHSPDGSLVYVAVEGLNRVAIISPANNTVLRIINVGSEPHGLAISPDGTRLYVGNYGSNSITIIDTSDTSQPRIIKTINGITKPHQLWLHPDGNRLYAGAYQANNVYVVNVAGDSGIIEATIAGNKPYFISLDPAGEKLFVANYGANNIQVYDASSLALLSTINTAAGPLSPIVSPDGNRLYYVTDSNSNLIIADAQDYSTIKTVKCGAGVRGIACTPDGSRVYVTNMNSHSVTVVDVSDDAGTVLKTIPVGAYPYGLEQFAGRY; encoded by the coding sequence GTGCCGGCAACAGCCACTGCCGCAAAGCAGGGTAAAAGCGACACTTCGCACAGGTATATAGTAACCTACAAGAAGACGATAGATAACCAGAAGCAGGGAGCCTCGCTTCTATCCCAGGGCGCCGCCTCGAAGGAGGCGAAAACCCGGGACCTCGTCAAAGCAGGCGGAAAAGTCAAGTACAACTATAATATCATCGACGCTGTTGCAGTCGACCTGCCGGACAGCGAGGTAGCAGCGCTCAAGGCGAGGCCGGACGTGGAAAGCGTAGTAAGGGACTCGATCGCTTACGCAGACCTGGACGAGGTACCCTACCACGTAAACGCTTCAGTCGCCTGGTCCACAGTCCCGGGCTACACGGGTAAAGGGGTCAACGTAAGCGTGATCGATTCGGGCATCGACGCCACCCATCCTGACCTCGCAGGCAAAGTGATCCTGTGGAAGGACTTCCTGAACGACAGGGCAACACCGTACGACGACTTCGGGCACGGCACCTTTGTCGCGGGCATCATCGCAGGATCCGGAGCCATGTCTGGCGGCGAAGTCAAAGGGCTGGCTTACGACGCCAGCCTGTTCGGCGTCAAAGTCCTGAACCCTTCAGGCACCGCCTACGTCAGCGACATCATCGCTGCCATAGACTGGTCGGTCCAGAACCATGCAGACGTAATCTCGATGTCCCTGTCTAACCCCACCCACATCCAGGCGCTCGACGACGCCGTCCACAACGCCGCAGAAAATGGCGTGGTCGTAGTCTGCTCTGCGGGCAACACAGGCCCCTATAAAGGCTCCATCAGATGCCCTGGAGACTCCCCGGACGTGATCGCTGTCGGCTCGGTGAGCATGAGTGACAGGCTATCTAGCTTCAGCTCCCGGGGCCCGACCCAGGACGGCCGGATCAAGCCGGACATCGTCGCTGTCGGGGAATACGTCATCTCTTACAGGTCCAGCGGAAGTACGATGGGGAACCCGCTCGGCCAGTACTACTGTTATGCCTCGGGCACAAGCGCCGCCTGCCCCCAGGTAAGCGCGGCCAGCGCCATCCTGCTGCAGGCGAACGGCAGCCTGACCCCGGAAGAGATCAAGGACGTGCTGATAAGAAATACCTACCACCTCAGCGATACATACCCGGAGAACGGCCAGGGCTGGGGACGGCTCAACATAGCCCCCGCGTTAAACGAAGTACTGCAGGTGACGCCAACACCTACACCAACACCTACGCCGACAGCAACACCAACACCAACTCCGACCCCGACAGCAACACCTACAGCAACACCTACAGCAACACCTACACCTACGCCAACACCTACTGTTACACCGACAGTAACACCTACACCTACTGCAACCCCGACGCCTACACCAACACCAACACCAACACCCACGGTTACACCGACAGTAACACCAACACCTACGCCGACGGCAACACCCACGGCAACACCCACGGCAACGCCTACGCCGACACCAACACCAACACCCCCTGTATCGAAGACATTCGTATCTAACTACGGTTCGAACACTGTGAGTGTAATCGACCAGTCTACTAATACTGTGACGGGCACGATCATCACAGGCTCCAGGCCATATGGTATCGTCCACAGCCCGGATGGCTCTCTCGTCTACGTGGCAGTAGAAGGACTGAACCGCGTGGCGATCATATCGCCGGCGAACAACACGGTATTACGTATTATCAACGTGGGCAGCGAACCTCACGGTCTGGCCATATCGCCGGATGGTACCCGCCTCTATGTAGGCAACTACGGCAGTAATTCGATCACCATCATCGATACGTCAGACACCAGCCAGCCCAGAATCATAAAAACTATAAATGGAATCACCAAGCCTCACCAGCTATGGCTGCACCCTGACGGCAACCGCCTCTACGCAGGCGCATACCAGGCCAACAACGTCTACGTAGTCAACGTAGCAGGCGACAGCGGCATCATCGAGGCAACCATCGCAGGTAACAAGCCCTACTTTATATCGCTTGACCCGGCTGGCGAGAAACTGTTCGTGGCCAACTACGGAGCTAATAATATTCAGGTCTATGACGCGAGCTCTCTCGCCCTGCTCAGCACAATCAATACCGCCGCAGGCCCACTAAGCCCCATAGTCAGCCCGGACGGCAACCGCCTGTACTACGTGACCGACAGCAACAGCAACCTCATAATCGCCGACGCCCAGGACTACTCGACCATCAAAACAGTAAAGTGCGGCGCCGGAGTCAGAGGCATAGCCTGCACCCCTGACGGCTCCAGGGTCTATGTGACTAACATGAATAGCCACAGCGTGACGGTTGTCGACGTAAGCGATGATGCTGGCACAGTGCTTAAAACGATACCCGTCGGCGCCTACCCGTACGGGTTAGAGCAGTTTGCGGGCCGTTATTAG